Part of the Natronogracilivirga saccharolytica genome is shown below.
CACCTCCATAACCGTGAAATGCAGAACCTTTCACATACTGCCGTGTGTCTTCATCATCAAGTATGTTAATGGGATATTGAAAATTGTCCCAGTTGTGATCATAAATAATAATATCTGTCTGAATGTTTTCCTTTTCAAACAGGGGACCCAGATAATCACGGATCAGCTTGCTCTGATCCTGCCAGGGCATGTACATGGTCGGATACCCGGAAGTTTCATGAAGCGGCTCGTTTTGAACCGTAATTGCATGGATCGGAATACCTTTGTCTTCATATGCCTGAATAAACATTTTCAGGTATCGTGAAAAGTTTTCGAAATGCTGTTCCTCCAGACGCCCGCCTCTCATACTGTTGTTGTTTTTCATCCAGCCCGGGGCGCTCCAGGGACTTGCCATAATCCACAGATCAGGATTGATCTCAAGAACTTCCTGCATGACAGGTATTACATCCCTGAGATCGACTTCGGGAATCCGAAAATTTTCCAGCCCGGGTTCATCGCAGTAAGAGTACGTTCCCAGTGAAAAATCGGATGAACCGATTGTAAGACGGATATTGGATATACCTATTCCCTCTTCCGGATCAAAAAGTTCTGTGAGAAGCTCCCTGCGATCCTCGTTATCCATCTTTTTCAGCAGGTAAGCCGACGAACCGGTCATGGCCGCACCAAAACCCGTGATTGACTGCATACGCTGATCTGCATCAACTTCGATCACAATACTTGCGGAATCATCCGAAAATGCAATGGGATTTTGCCGGTCATTGAGTGCCAGTCTGTTGCCGGATGTCAGATAAACGGTTACGTCACCCGTTACCTCCGAATTGTCATTCCCGTTCTCACCCGGTTCGCCGCCATTGTTTGACGACGTAGGGGAGTCATCGCTGCAGGACAGCAGGACAAATACGGCAAGAATCATCACAAGTGGCCGGATCCGGTTCAGATATGCTGCGGTCATTTCATTACTCCTTATTTCAAAAGCCTACATTTTGTTCAAGTTGCGGATTTCTGTCCAGTTCTGTCTGAGGTATTGGCCAGACCAGTTTAAATTCAGCAACATCATAATCAAGAAGACTGCCGTCTGCACCGCGCAAATTGCTCATGATCTCCAGTGCCCGGCCTGAACGCTTCAGGTCGAAGTACCTGTGACCTTCAAATGCCAGTTCCAGCCGGCGTTCATGAAGCACCAGGTCCAGTGCCTCTTCCGATCCGGATGCCGACACTTGCGGCAGGTCAACGCGGGCACGAACTTCATTCACAAGATCCATGGCCGGACCAACCTGATCCATTCTGGCGTATGCTTCGGCTTTCAGCAGCATAATATCTGCAAGGCGCATCAGAATAAAATTTTGTGAGCCGGTTGTATTACGATATTTGTTGACGAAAGGATAATTGCTCACATCCCAGTGCCGGTCTGTCCAGAGCCCGCTGACATCCCGGAACCGGACCGATGAGTTCAGGCGAATGTCATCTCCTTCAACTTCAAACGCCTGAACCAGATCCCAGGTCGGTGTATTGAACTTTTTCCAGTCGGTACCCTGGAACATGAATACACCCCAGTTACCTCCGGTATCAGATCCGTAGTAGTTAACCTCAAAAATTGCTTCATTTGAGTTCTCTGCGGACCCGTCCCAAAGCGCATCATAATCCGGCAGCAGCGAGTAATTGCCGTTCATTACCTGACCGGCGGCTGTCACCACTTCCGACCAGTTGCCCAACTCGGCATGGACTCTCGCTGTTAACCCCTGTACCGCTCCGGTAGTTGCATACCCTTTGTCAGGAGCCGTTGAGCTCACCCGGGGCAAGGCGGTTTCCAGGTCGCTCAAGATCAATTCGTAAGCCTCTTCAGGTGTGCTGGGCGACGGGTACATCACTTCATACACTTCTTCGATGTTACCAGCATGAATTCCTGAGACATCCCTGGTAATAATCGGAATGTTTTCCCATAACCTGGCAACATCAAAGTAGGCCCAGGCTCTGATGAAAGAAGCCTCTCCAAGGATTCTGTCGCGCTGATTATCAGTAAGCCCTGATACTTTGTCGATATGCTCGATTACCGTGTTGGTTTTGGATATCATGCCATAGAGGTATCCCCAGTCGCGCTCGACAACTTCATTCGTAGCCGATACACGCCACTCTTCCATCTCAAACATGGCAGGGTTATCAGCTCCGGCGTGAGCATTATCTGACTGGGCATCACCAATGAGATAGTAATCCAGCTGAAAGTATTCTGATTTAAAATCGTTATATGCTCCGCCAAGAAGACTTTCGATTTCACCAGCAGAATAGCTCCTTTCATCAATATCGGTTTCGTCTACACCGAGATCTTCATTGGAAAAATTTGAAAGTGGCTCTCTGGTCAGAAAATCATCGCAGGATGTCACCAGCGGCACACACAGTAAAAAGGCAAGTATGGTTGCAATTACATTTTTCATGGCTGACTCACGTTATTATAAATCAATATTAAATCCGAATATGATGGTTCGGGACTGGGGATAGGTACCGTAATCAACGCCCAGCTCGACACCGCTGGTCCCGTAGGCATTTACTTCCGGATCAAAACCGCTGTAGCCTGTGAATGTGTATAGATTCTGGCCTGTCCCGAAGACCGTGAGGTTGCTCATCCTCAGCGGGCTTATCCAGCGGTAGGGAAGCGAATAAGAAAGCGTCAGTGTTTTAATACGCAGGTAGGACCCGTCCTCAACAAACCGGGTGGAATTTCTCACATTTTCCATGCTTGAAGTTGCCCTTGGAATATCGGTAACATCACCCGGCTCCCTCCAGCGGTCGAGCACCTCCGTCGACTGATTTCTGTGATCGAACATTCCCTCAGTATCAATCCGGGATGCATTATAAATATCGTTGCCCTGCACTCCCTGCAGAAATACCATCAGCTCGAATCCGCGGTAACGGAACGTATTTGTCATTCCATAGATAAAATCAGGCTGCGCATTTCCGATTACCGTTCGGTCTGCAGCAGTTATTGTACCCGTTCCGGTCAGGTCACGATACTCAATCATTCCGGTTTCCGGATTGACCCCGTCCGAAATATAGCCGTAGAATGTTCCCAAACTCATACCCGGCTCCATGCGGATCACATTTTCATTGTTGGAATAAATCTGTGCGTAATCATATACCTGATTCAAACCAAGCTCAGTAACCTCATTCCGGTTGAATGAAATGTTAAACCCGGTATCCCACTGAAACCTGTTGCCGGTGATGTTTCTTGTTTCGACAACAAATTCGAGGCCGCGATTTTCCATTTTTCCGTCATTTCGGGTAATATAGTCTGCGGACCCGATGCGTGGAACCACCACATTGAGCAGGAGATCATCGGTTTTCTTCAGATAGGCATCGGCTGAAAAGGTAATCCGGCCGTCAAATGCCATGATGTCCAGACCAACATTGGTTTGCGTTGTTGTTTCCCATTTCAGATCCCGGTTTTCAAAACTGGTCCGGAACATGGAAGGTCCTGACAGCGGCTGGGTCGGAGGGCGCCTGCTGGTGCCGAACAAGCCATACGAAGCATAATTGCCAATTCCTTCCTGATTCCCGGTCACACCCCAGCCGGCACGAATTTTCAGGTCGTCAAGAAAATCCACTCCATTCATGAAAGACTCCCCGGTGACACGCCAGGCAGCGGAAACCGAAGGAAAGACTCCCCAACGGTTGCCCTCGGCAAGCTTCGAAGACCCGTCATACCTGATCGTCGAAGATATGATATAGCGGCTCTGGTAGTTATAACTCACCCGGCCGAGGAATGATATCAGCGCCCAGTCAGCGGCCACTGTACCGGCGTTGATAATCTGATTGGCGACATTCAGTGTCTGAACTGACGTGTTGGACGGGAAGTCATTGACGCTTATGTAATTCTGATCCCATCGGTTATGCTGCATGGTAAACCCGCCAAGGGTTCCGAAGCTGTGATTGCCAAGTTCAAAATCGTAGGCCAGTGTGTTTTCAAGCAGCCAGTTGTACTCCCGGTTTTCGTTATCGGTAGCCTGTCCGTTCTCCTGGCGGCCGAAGGAGGTCTGAATCGGATCAATGAACTGATACCAGTTCCATCGGTTATGGTCGACTCCGAAATTGGTTCTCCAAAGCACATTTTCGTGCAGATTCACATTGAATATGACGTTTCCTGACAACCGGTCACTTCTGTCCCAGCCGGCCCGTGACATATAGGCGAGCGGATTTTCCCACGATGGCTGATAGGGGTTGGGCATAAACTGGCCGCTCCTTTCAGGATCCGTGCTCCAGACTTCAAGGAACGGTGGGGTGTTGATGGAGCTGAGAATGGTACCTCCTCTCGCGACACTCTGACTGTCCTCGGTGTCTCTTCTCTCCCTTCTTGAGTACGACAAATTGGTGGATACCTTGAACCAGCTGCGAATTTGATTATCCAGGTTCACCCTGAAATTGTAACGTTCATTTGAGGCCGGACTGACGATACCCTCTTCACTCAGATATCCCAAAGAAAGGTAATACTGCATGAAGTCGGTTCCGCCGGATGTTGAAAGCTGATAATCCTGGTAGGCTCCGGTTCCGAAGGTCTTGTCCATCCAGTCCGTATCCGTTGTTATGGATTCCGGTACGGTGCCCGGCCCGGATATTTCGGTCATCAGTTCACGATACTGGGCGGTATTCAGTGCATCCATCTGTATGGGCAGGTCGGAAAAACCAAAGTTGGTCTGAAAATTGACTGTGGACTCGCCTTCCCGTCCCCGCTTGGTTGTTATCAAAACTACCCCGTTTGCGCCTCTTGACCCGTAAATGGCGGCAGAAGATGCATCTTTCAGGATTTGAAGGGAAGCAATATCGTTGGGATTGAGATTCTGAATGTTATTTGTCGGCACTCCGTCCACAACATACAGAGGCTCATTGCCGGCCTGCACGGAAGTAGACCCCCTGACCCTTACCGTCAGGCCGGTTCCCGGTTTGCCTGAAGGCTGGCTTACCTGTACCCCGGCCGCACGGCCCTGAATGGCCTGACTTACATCGGTGATCGGCGTTCTGCCCACCTCATCCATACGAACAACAGAAACAGCGGTACTCAGATCCCGAATTCGCTCTGTCCCGTATCCGACGACTACAACATCATCCATCCACAGAACATCTTCACTCAGTTCAATCGTGATCTCCGACTGTCCGTCTACCGGTACGGCCATCGATACAAATCCGACATAGGTTATTTCCAGAACGGCATCGGCGCCCGGAACGGTCAGACTGAACTCACCCTGCTGGTTGGTGACGGTTCCGATGGTTTCATCCCTTACCGCTATGGTAGCTCCAACGAGCGGCTCACCGGTGGCAGCATCTGTGACTTGTCCGGTTACGCGGTGATTCTGGCTTTCCTGATTCGGAGCAGGTGCCTCTGCGGCATTGGCAGCCCCGTTTATCACGATCATGTTACCATTAATCGCGTAACTGACATCCAGATCGGTGAAAAGCTGCTGGAGCAGTTCTTCTACCGAACCATCTTCAACATGCACTGAAACCGATGGAGCGGATTCAAGATCAACGTTCCGGTAAAAGAAACTGTAATCTGTTTCTTCTTCGATTATTTTCATGGCATCAAGCGGACTGATCTGATCCGTTATGATCGTAACCTGATGCTCCTGAGCTGCCGCGTCAGCAAAAACAGGAGTGATTGCATGCATAAAAAATGCAGCAATGAGCAACCTCTTCATGTACTTCCAGAGCGTCAAATTGTCTGAAATGATGCGGAAGGCCCGGTAAAAGTAACTTGCATCCATGCGTACACCTGTGTTTTTAAGTAATGAGTTTACATTGTATGAAAGGGCTTCCACATCGGGACACAGTTGTGCTGCATGAGGAAACCGGTAAACAGATATTTTTGCCGTGCAGAAACCGCCAGGAACTGCAGAAATATCACTTACAATAATTTATGGATCCGAGGATTCCATTCGTCGTGCTTTGCTTCGATCGTTCTGCTACTTAATAATTACTTTGTTGTTTTCAGTCCTGTATTCAAAAGGAGTAGTACTTTTTATGGCTTCCAGTACCTGGTCAATGTTTTCACGATTCCGGAAAGTGCCGCTGTATTCGGTATCGTTAAACTTGTCGATGTCATAAGAAATCTCAACATCAAACCACATTTCAAGGCGATTGGCCAGCTCATCAAAAGTAGCGTTCCGGAAGACCAGGACACCATTTCTCCAGGCTGTGTACTCCATGGTATTGATATCTGAAATTTCCAGCATATCATTTGACTTGTCGTAAACAGCCCGCTGGCCTGGTGACAGTGCGGCAAGCTTTTCCGCCGAACCATTCAGGTTTGAATTCAGGAGTTTCACACCCCCTCTTTCGAGCACGGTTTCAATGCTGTTCTCATCGGGATAAGCCCTCACATTAAACGCTGTACCCGTAACCTGCACATCCATGTGTGACGTGGACACCACCAGATTTCCGGCCCTGCTTTCCGGAGACTCGAAATAAGCCTCACCCTCGAGTTGTAATCTGGTTTCTCCTTTATAATCGCCGGCGGCATGAGTGAGTCGTGAATCGGAGTTCAGCCAGACCCGGGTACTGTCTGCCAGCATAAACTGTGAGCGTTGTCCCATTTCTGTCTGTACCGATACAATAGCTGATTCCATTGTATCTCCGTATCGCACAAACAGAACCGCTGTGGTAATGACCAGCGGGAGAAACAGTATGGCTGCCGCATTGCGAATAAAAAAGAGTACGCTGGTCTTTCTGGCGTTCGCGTTTGCTTTCTCCTTATTCTGAAACTCTTTCAGATCTGTGCTGCTGACAATGCGATCCCATGCTGCCTGCTCATCGGGATTGAATTTATTGGAAAGATCCGAGCTGGCTACATTCCAGGCCAGACTGATCTTTTTAAATGCTTTCCGGTTGGATTCTGATTCAGCAAG
Proteins encoded:
- a CDS encoding RagB/SusD family nutrient uptake outer membrane protein yields the protein MKNVIATILAFLLCVPLVTSCDDFLTREPLSNFSNEDLGVDETDIDERSYSAGEIESLLGGAYNDFKSEYFQLDYYLIGDAQSDNAHAGADNPAMFEMEEWRVSATNEVVERDWGYLYGMISKTNTVIEHIDKVSGLTDNQRDRILGEASFIRAWAYFDVARLWENIPIITRDVSGIHAGNIEEVYEVMYPSPSTPEEAYELILSDLETALPRVSSTAPDKGYATTGAVQGLTARVHAELGNWSEVVTAAGQVMNGNYSLLPDYDALWDGSAENSNEAIFEVNYYGSDTGGNWGVFMFQGTDWKKFNTPTWDLVQAFEVEGDDIRLNSSVRFRDVSGLWTDRHWDVSNYPFVNKYRNTTGSQNFILMRLADIMLLKAEAYARMDQVGPAMDLVNEVRARVDLPQVSASGSEEALDLVLHERRLELAFEGHRYFDLKRSGRALEIMSNLRGADGSLLDYDVAEFKLVWPIPQTELDRNPQLEQNVGF
- a CDS encoding FecR family protein, with translation MKKSEHIPWSLIHKALKDSLDDREQKLLDEWLAESESNRKAFKKISLAWNVASSDLSNKFNPDEQAAWDRIVSSTDLKEFQNKEKANANARKTSVLFFIRNAAAILFLPLVITTAVLFVRYGDTMESAIVSVQTEMGQRSQFMLADSTRVWLNSDSRLTHAAGDYKGETRLQLEGEAYFESPESRAGNLVVSTSHMDVQVTGTAFNVRAYPDENSIETVLERGGVKLLNSNLNGSAEKLAALSPGQRAVYDKSNDMLEISDINTMEYTAWRNGVLVFRNATFDELANRLEMWFDVEISYDIDKFNDTEYSGTFRNRENIDQVLEAIKSTTPFEYRTENNKVIIK
- a CDS encoding TonB-dependent receptor, translated to MDASYFYRAFRIISDNLTLWKYMKRLLIAAFFMHAITPVFADAAAQEHQVTIITDQISPLDAMKIIEEETDYSFFYRNVDLESAPSVSVHVEDGSVEELLQQLFTDLDVSYAINGNMIVINGAANAAEAPAPNQESQNHRVTGQVTDAATGEPLVGATIAVRDETIGTVTNQQGEFSLTVPGADAVLEITYVGFVSMAVPVDGQSEITIELSEDVLWMDDVVVVGYGTERIRDLSTAVSVVRMDEVGRTPITDVSQAIQGRAAGVQVSQPSGKPGTGLTVRVRGSTSVQAGNEPLYVVDGVPTNNIQNLNPNDIASLQILKDASSAAIYGSRGANGVVLITTKRGREGESTVNFQTNFGFSDLPIQMDALNTAQYRELMTEISGPGTVPESITTDTDWMDKTFGTGAYQDYQLSTSGGTDFMQYYLSLGYLSEEGIVSPASNERYNFRVNLDNQIRSWFKVSTNLSYSRRERRDTEDSQSVARGGTILSSINTPPFLEVWSTDPERSGQFMPNPYQPSWENPLAYMSRAGWDRSDRLSGNVIFNVNLHENVLWRTNFGVDHNRWNWYQFIDPIQTSFGRQENGQATDNENREYNWLLENTLAYDFELGNHSFGTLGGFTMQHNRWDQNYISVNDFPSNTSVQTLNVANQIINAGTVAADWALISFLGRVSYNYQSRYIISSTIRYDGSSKLAEGNRWGVFPSVSAAWRVTGESFMNGVDFLDDLKIRAGWGVTGNQEGIGNYASYGLFGTSRRPPTQPLSGPSMFRTSFENRDLKWETTTQTNVGLDIMAFDGRITFSADAYLKKTDDLLLNVVVPRIGSADYITRNDGKMENRGLEFVVETRNITGNRFQWDTGFNISFNRNEVTELGLNQVYDYAQIYSNNENVIRMEPGMSLGTFYGYISDGVNPETGMIEYRDLTGTGTITAADRTVIGNAQPDFIYGMTNTFRYRGFELMVFLQGVQGNDIYNASRIDTEGMFDHRNQSTEVLDRWREPGDVTDIPRATSSMENVRNSTRFVEDGSYLRIKTLTLSYSLPYRWISPLRMSNLTVFGTGQNLYTFTGYSGFDPEVNAYGTSGVELGVDYGTYPQSRTIIFGFNIDL
- a CDS encoding glycoside hydrolase family 30 protein, yielding MTAAYLNRIRPLVMILAVFVLLSCSDDSPTSSNNGGEPGENGNDNSEVTGDVTVYLTSGNRLALNDRQNPIAFSDDSASIVIEVDADQRMQSITGFGAAMTGSSAYLLKKMDNEDRRELLTELFDPEEGIGISNIRLTIGSSDFSLGTYSYCDEPGLENFRIPEVDLRDVIPVMQEVLEINPDLWIMASPWSAPGWMKNNNSMRGGRLEEQHFENFSRYLKMFIQAYEDKGIPIHAITVQNEPLHETSGYPTMYMPWQDQSKLIRDYLGPLFEKENIQTDIIIYDHNWDNFQYPINILDDEDTRQYVKGSAFHGYGGDVGQMSHVAEAHPDKHLYFTEISGGGWATDFWENITWNMDHIFLGSVRNYSRNAIFWNLALDEQDGPQNGGCPNCRGVVTIPENEEFLSRNEEYYILAHMARHVRPGDYRIQSTAPQQDLNYLAFINEEGEHKLVIINRSQQAQTFQVRSNSGKFRYSLAGRTLGTFLW